In Flavobacterium luteolum, the DNA window ATTTTTAGAACAGTTTTTGTTACTAGTGCTTCTTCAAAATGCTTTCTTTGATCTGATAAACTAAATGATAAACAATAATGGCAAAATTTTCAATTACAAAGGAGTTAAAAACAATTGGTGAAATAAATACTATTGCGGAAAAAATACTAAAAAAAATTCCAGAGGATCTTTTATTTACTAAATCAAAGGAAGAATTGTGCGCATTTATTCTAAATGAATTTGATTTCCCTGGGAAACCGCTTAAAAAGAGTGATATCACGAAAATTGAAAAAGGTTGTACATCAATTTTATTATTGATGGGAGTTGATGATGATTTTGAAAAAAAACTATTATTTGGTAAAGAAGAAAATTATGATAGCCAAATAGATAGATTTCTTTATTATTTCTTGAATTTTATAGAATTGCCAGGAATTATAAAAGGACAACTGGAAGCAAAAGTAAAATTCGATTTAGATTCAATTAATGATTACATAAACGAATATGAAAAGATTGAATTTATTCAAAAAGGAGAAACGCCAAGAAATCATAATCAGAGAACACAAAATGATTTTTACAAACGCTGTTTGGAAGAAAGAGTTAAAATTGAGTCTCATCTAGAATTTGGATTAAAAAGTAGAGCGTTAAGTAAATCAAGAAGGGATAATCTGTTGGGAATGTCACAAATGATGTTTGAGGATTATGAGGATAGACCATATAAACTGCCTTTACCGAAGTCTAATGAATATTTTGATTTTGATAAAATTGATAAAGTGGGCCATAGATTAGGAGAAATACCCATTCGAATTGGTCGAGGATTAAAGGAACTGTATATAAACGATAAGAAAGAATTTTACAAAGAACTAGAAAAAGAAATATCGGACGAGAAAGTTTTAAAGGCAATAATCAATGGCATTGAATATTTGCCATTCATTCCAGAACAAAGGAAACGAACATTCTTAGAACTTGTTGACCTATATGATTCTAAAAAATGGTACGGTTTCTATTCGTTAGCTCTTACCCAGATTGAAGGTCTATTTACCGAAATGTGCAGAATGTGTGATCCCAGTTTCAATAGCCCTTATGCCGCTCTTCCTGATAAAGTGAATGTAGTAAGATCGTATCATCCTTATTCTGAAAGCAGTTTCGATTATTTTCAATATTATCTACCTAATTTAAGAAACCGATTTTTGCATTACGGACTTGATTCAACTGAAGAGATTGAAATTTTATGCAAAGAACTTTTATGGGACCTGACAGAAACAGTTTCGATTTATGTAGAATTAAATATTGAAGCCTTATGGATGTTACGTCTTATTAGGAGGAGAAACGAAATAGATTTTTTGAGTGTCTCAGGTTTATGCTATTATTTTGATCTGATTGGAAGTCTGAGGCAAAAAAAACAGATCATTTATTTTGAATCCGAAATTAAAGAACTTAACGAAAGATTTTTACCAGATTTAATTTTTAATGTTGTTTCTAACTTAGAGGAAAGAATTAATTCACTGATTGAACTTATTTATGAAACCATAAAAGTTCAATCTAATTTGAAGGGTTTTAAAATTGATTTGAATACAATTTCATTTCAAGAAATTGCAGATAATGAAGAAAAAATAAAAATAGGGGCAAAGGATATATTCAAATGGCAATTTGAGTCAGAAGTTCTTGAATTATTGCATATATTAAAATTTCTGCAATCATATAAACAAATTCTAGATTTGGAATTTATAGCAATTGAGGCAAAAATGCAAATTGACAATATAGATAAAGAATACAGTGCCATATTGAAAAAAATAAAATTAATTAATTTAAAAGTAAATTTAAATTAGAAATATAATTTTGATTGATAAAAATCAAATTTGTATCTCATTGGGATTTAATTTAAGAAGAAGCTTATTTTTTTGATAGATCAAAAAAAAAATTAAAGGCTTATCAATTTCTAATGGCAATTTTCTTGTAGCGACTAAAGTTGTAACTCTTATTCAGTTAATTCTTAAGATTCTGTTTTAAATGTTTCGATGTTAGAATTGATTTTTGCATTATGATCTTTCATTATGCAAATTCTTTAAATTCATTGAGCAAAAACAAAATATGCTAACATCGTCTTTGAGTTTAATAGAAACTTATTCTAGGCATTTCCTTTTTTTAACTGCCTAATAAAATAACTCACCGAAATGCCTGTCCGGGATTGAAATGCATTAGTGAACCGAGGAGTTGTGCTGAAACCTGCTTCTTCGCCCAGTGAGCTGATTGTGTAATTCAGATAAGTGGAATTATTCTTGAGAAGATCTATAATATAGTCGATCTTCAGGTCATTGATATAATCGACAAAACCTTTGCCTTTATGATGATAAATAACCTTAGACAGATATTTACTATTTGAGTTGAAAGCTACAGTCAGTGTGGCAAGGGTCAAATTTTTGTCCAGATATTTTTTTTCCTTTTCGAATTTTTCCAGCTGCTTCAAAATAGTTTCTACTGTCTGCGGGGAAATATCCAACAAATCTGATTTTTGTACTGCCGTCCTAGGGTTAGACTTGCCATCAATTTTATGCAGCAACTCATCAAATTTTAGCCTGTTTCGTTTTTTATCCGTGAAATGCTTGTAAGTAAAATATATGATCACCAGAAACAATACCAGAATAATTCCAATAAACATGATGTCATATTGCTTTTCCTTGTCCAGCTGCTTAAGGATTTTTGCCCTGTCAGCAATAATTTCTTTAGTATCATAATCCTTGTGGACTTTTCCAATCAGGTATTTACTGGTTTTGGTCAATAATGAATCTGCCTTTAGAAGCTGATCTATATAATAAAGCTGCAGATTCAAGTCATGCTTTTTCTTATAATATTTAATCAGCAATTCAAAAACTTCCTTTAAATCCGGTCTTATATACCCTTTTTCAATAAACGTCTGATTTACCTTCTGAAAGTAAGGAATGGCGGAGGATTGTAAATTAAGTTTCCAGTAGCTCTTTCCAATATAAAAGTTGGCTATGGATTCATTTGCAAATTCTGTTTCTTTATTCAAGTGCGGAACTACTTCCTGCAATGATTTGATAGCTGTATTATAATTGCTTTTGAAATAATTGTTGATCCCTTCCGAATGCTCAAAAAAGATTTTCATTTCAGGAATTTTTAGCCTGTCACTCTCCTTTATTCCCAATAAATTAATTTGGGAACATTTATCATAATCGCCCATCCTGTTGTAGCATAACCCCAAAGAGTGCAGAGAATTCAAATAAGGCCTCGGTTCTTCCTTTGCAAAATAGCCGATACAT includes these proteins:
- a CDS encoding AraC family transcriptional regulator, yielding MDEKIFDNKSDSAKAAPYLYTYLFKAKKENNWNEIVNGYQNILHQSPSELRLLYADSMIIFAEKSHNDALIGSAYLSKGIVYYSQKKYNDAYNYYIKANGFISKSDDKYLVHKVKYNIAQIKYYLEFYDEAVSLLNECIGYFAKEEPRPYLNSLHSLGLCYNRMGDYDKCSQINLLGIKESDRLKIPEMKIFFEHSEGINNYFKSNYNTAIKSLQEVVPHLNKETEFANESIANFYIGKSYWKLNLQSSAIPYFQKVNQTFIEKGYIRPDLKEVFELLIKYYKKKHDLNLQLYYIDQLLKADSLLTKTSKYLIGKVHKDYDTKEIIADRAKILKQLDKEKQYDIMFIGIILVLFLVIIYFTYKHFTDKKRNRLKFDELLHKIDGKSNPRTAVQKSDLLDISPQTVETILKQLEKFEKEKKYLDKNLTLATLTVAFNSNSKYLSKVIYHHKGKGFVDYINDLKIDYIIDLLKNNSTYLNYTISSLGEEAGFSTTPRFTNAFQSRTGISVSYFIRQLKKGNA